From the genome of Caldivirga sp., one region includes:
- a CDS encoding FAD-binding oxidoreductase, with product MKVIVVGGGIAASFTAYFLKSMGADVVVIGEKPKYPLASLVLTQSMPYVDDILLAKESLTVYRQFTEPKPVTSIDIMPKWINLNPLKTAGVDYRIIEEANWVRLSRDEFIVVTTDYMIPIRHIVSELRRRMNAVKAKASLKLINGSLTVVANGKRYIGDSIVLAAGPGNTELAMQVGVKLPLKSYQCYASVMTGPIKVMNLSIGDDVLGWYSRPFIPGLFIAGDGCGKPNEGVPPGYGRRIARLISIRFGWALPIFTRSGTCEVSPSGGPVYGMVKDNLYVIGGLDGYGSMSGPALARRLAELIIKGNAPMDDYRIEKYLNHGDWDACSVERHNWLIATQVKGQ from the coding sequence ATGAAAGTAATAGTAGTAGGCGGCGGCATAGCGGCCTCATTCACGGCCTACTTCCTGAAGTCCATGGGCGCTGACGTAGTGGTTATTGGTGAGAAGCCTAAGTACCCCTTGGCTTCACTTGTCTTAACTCAATCAATGCCCTATGTTGATGATATTCTATTAGCCAAGGAAAGCCTCACTGTGTATAGGCAATTCACTGAACCTAAGCCAGTCACCTCAATAGACATTATGCCCAAATGGATTAACCTAAATCCCCTTAAGACCGCTGGTGTTGATTACAGGATTATTGAGGAGGCTAATTGGGTTAGGTTAAGTAGGGATGAGTTCATTGTTGTGACAACGGACTACATGATACCCATTAGGCACATAGTGAGTGAGTTAAGGAGAAGGATGAATGCGGTTAAGGCTAAGGCATCCCTAAAGCTAATCAATGGATCATTAACAGTGGTGGCTAATGGTAAGAGATACATAGGGGACTCAATAGTACTGGCCGCTGGACCTGGAAATACTGAATTAGCCATGCAAGTGGGCGTTAAACTACCCCTGAAGAGTTACCAATGCTATGCCTCAGTTATGACTGGGCCAATTAAGGTAATGAACCTAAGCATTGGTGACGATGTGTTAGGCTGGTACAGTAGGCCATTCATACCAGGCCTATTCATAGCCGGTGATGGGTGTGGTAAACCCAATGAGGGAGTACCCCCTGGTTACGGTCGGCGTATAGCTAGGTTAATCTCAATTAGGTTCGGTTGGGCATTACCAATATTCACCAGGTCAGGTACATGTGAGGTTTCACCAAGCGGTGGCCCAGTCTACGGTATGGTTAAGGATAATTTATACGTGATAGGTGGCTTAGATGGTTACGGTTCAATGAGTGGCCCAGCCTTAGCGAGGAGGTTGGCTGAATTAATAATTAAGGGTAATGCACCCATGGATGATTACAGGATTGAGAAGTACCTTAACCATGGGGATTGGGACGCATGCAGTGTTGAGAGGCATAATTGGTTAATTGCAACTCAAGTTAAGGGGCAGTGA
- a CDS encoding aldo/keto reductase: MRLRPLGVTGLRISEVGLGAWFIGGMYGDVTLDEAKAIIKKALDLGVNVFDTADVYGNGLSEKLLGEVLRGHDDVYVFTKVGYNIYEASGGKLTQSFDPSYIKYAALKSIERLGRRVNLLQIHNPPLEVVRSRELYDTLMGLVKDGYIEHVGVALGPEINVLNEGLAAMETGYEALMFVFNVLEQEPARTLIRLGNGKVGLITRVPHASNILTSNFTLNFQPGDHRRLRNREWLIKAKSIVDEYIKPISDELGLTLGQLALKYVLSYPISTVMVTVTSVKELEEYIDAADGDYLSPGVVSELEKLYDEVIKVELSYV, translated from the coding sequence ATGAGGCTTAGGCCTCTTGGGGTTACTGGTTTAAGGATTTCTGAGGTTGGGTTGGGTGCATGGTTCATTGGCGGCATGTACGGTGACGTTACTTTGGATGAAGCTAAGGCAATAATTAAGAAGGCCCTGGATCTTGGGGTAAACGTCTTTGATACTGCCGACGTGTATGGTAATGGATTAAGTGAGAAGCTTCTGGGTGAAGTGCTGAGGGGTCATGATGACGTCTACGTCTTCACTAAGGTGGGTTACAACATATATGAGGCATCAGGGGGTAAGTTAACTCAATCATTTGACCCGAGTTACATTAAGTATGCTGCACTTAAGTCAATTGAAAGACTGGGTAGGAGAGTGAACTTGCTTCAAATACATAATCCACCCCTTGAGGTTGTGAGAAGCAGGGAACTTTACGACACCCTCATGGGGCTGGTTAAGGATGGTTACATTGAGCATGTTGGTGTTGCCCTTGGTCCAGAAATCAATGTTCTTAATGAGGGTTTAGCAGCCATGGAAACAGGCTATGAGGCATTAATGTTCGTGTTTAACGTCCTTGAACAGGAGCCTGCTAGGACACTGATAAGGCTTGGTAATGGTAAGGTTGGGTTAATAACCAGGGTGCCGCATGCCTCAAACATACTAACCAGTAACTTCACGCTTAACTTTCAACCTGGGGATCATAGAAGGTTGAGGAACCGTGAATGGTTAATTAAGGCTAAGTCAATCGTGGATGAGTACATTAAGCCGATTAGCGATGAATTAGGGTTAACGCTAGGTCAATTAGCCTTAAAGTACGTTTTATCTTACCCAATATCCACAGTAATGGTTACGGTTACGTCTGTTAAGGAGCTTGAGGAGTACATTGATGCGGCAGATGGCGACTACCTAAGCCCAGGGGTTGTAAGTGAACTGGAGAAGCTTTACGATGAGGTAATTAAGGTTGAGTTAAGTTATGTTTAA